From one Triticum urartu cultivar G1812 chromosome 3, Tu2.1, whole genome shotgun sequence genomic stretch:
- the LOC125548063 gene encoding ankyrin-1-like, which translates to MAAAPFVYCAPSDGGRTDENALLMAALHGNLGRLKDIVNSLTRGRGGPSVIFSFNKDGVGVLHGAACGGHLEVCKYLVEELGGDVNAPGIGSVALGATPFMMSAQSGDVPTVKYFLDHGGDLMKADDKGRTILHHAVSAGCCKVTEFLLSKGVPVDIDCGRGPPLFMAATNEQDKTLKILLDHHANPNIIISGATTPLLSALIYRSLKCMKLLIKAGADVNCKASTMTLLVFATMQGGYTNFIKFLLKAGADPNIPDDLGRLPIELAALRDCKEEVEMLLPLTTPIPTVRNWSIEGVISHVKNEDKKPMEQRHRERRQRLLKSQADTAFKLKEYKMASECYGLAIDHGESATLYANRSVCKLLMGDGEGALSDALRCRMLRPDWAKACYRQAAAHMLLKEYKQACDALLDAQNLDPGNAEIERELRKARELMKNPPAEGEQ; encoded by the exons ATGGCGGCGGCTCCGTTCGTCTACTGCGCCCCCTCCGACGGCGGCCGCACCG ATGAGAACGCTCTCCTGATGGCGGCACTCCACGGCAACCTCGGCCGCCTCAAAG ATATTGTAAACAGTCTTACTCGGGGGCGTGGTGGTCCATCGGTGATTTTTTCTTTCAACAAAGATGGAGTTGGTGTGTTGCATGGTGCGGCATGCGGAGGCCATCTGGAGGTTTGCAAGTATTTGGTGGAGGAGCTTGGGGGAGATGTGAATGCTCCTGGAATTGGAAGCGTAGCTCTAG GTGCAACTCCGTTTATGATGTCAGCTCAGTCTGGTGATGTTCCCACTGTCAAGTATTTCCTTGATCATGGTGGTGATCTAATGAAAGCAGATGACAAGGGACGCACAATTCTCCACCATGCTGTCTCGGCAG GATGCTGCAAGGTAACAGAGTTCCTCCTTTCAAAAGGGGTGCCAGTTGACATAGACTGTGGCCGTGGACCACCACTCTTCATGGCTGCTACAAATGAGCAGGATAAGACACTGAAGATTTTACTGGACCACCACGCAAAT CCTAACATCATTATCAGCGGTGCCACTACTCCCCTGCTGAGTGCTCTTATTTACCGTTCATTGAAGTGCATGAAGCTACTCATTAAG GCTGGTGCAGATGTTAATTGCAAGGCTTCCACTATGACACTTTTGGTGTTTGCTACAATGCAAGGAGGTTATACCAACTTCATTAAGTTTCTGTTGAAGGCTGGAGCTGATCCTAATATTCCCGATGAT TTGGGTAGGTTACCAATAGAGCTTGCTGCATTACGAGATTGCAAGGAAGAGGTTGAAATGTTGCTTCCTTTGACTACGCCAATTCCAACTGTCCGAAACTGGAGTATTGAGGGGGTAATTTCCCATGTGAAAAATGAAGATAAAAAACCAATG GAGCAACGGCACCGTGAAAGAAGACAACGTTTGCTCAAGTCACAGGCTGATACAGCATTCAAGCTGAAGGAGTATAAGATGGCATCAGAGTGTTATGGTCTG GCAATAGATCATGGAGAGAGTGCAACACTGTATGCAAACAGGAGTGTTTGTAAACTGCTCATGGGTGATGGTGAAGGTGCTTTATCAGATGCTCTCAGGTGCAGAATGCTGCGGCCTGATTGGGCAAAAGCTTGCTACCGTCAAGCTGCAGCTCATATGCTACTCAAG GAGTATAAGCAAGCCTGTGATGCTCTCTTGGATGCACAAAACCTGGATCCTGGGAATGCTGAGATTGAACGTGAACTACG GAAGGCTAGGGAACTCATGAAGAATCCTCCTGCCGAAGGTGAGCAGTGA